One segment of Triticum aestivum cultivar Chinese Spring chromosome 2A, IWGSC CS RefSeq v2.1, whole genome shotgun sequence DNA contains the following:
- the LOC123187593 gene encoding superoxide dismutase [Cu-Zn] 4A isoform X2 — protein MVKAVAVLTGSEGVKGTIFFTQEGEGPTTVTGSVTGLKEGLHGFHVHALGDTTNGCMSTGPHFNPAGHVHGAPEDEIRHAGDLGNVTAGVDGVASINITDCHIPLTGPNSIVGRAVVVHGDADDLGKGGHELSKSTGNAGARVACGIIGLQG, from the exons ATGGTGAAGGCTGTGGCTGTGCTTACCGGCAGTGAGGGTGTCAAGGGCACCATCTTCTTCACCCAGGAGGGAGAGG GCCCGACCACCGTGACGGGAAGTGTCACCGGACTCAAGGAAGGGCTCCACGGCTTCCATGTGCACGCTCTTGGCGACACCACCAATGGCTGCATGTCAACTG GACCACACTTCAACCCTGCTGGTCATGTGCATGGGGCACCCGAAGATGAAATCCGCCATGCTGGTGATCTTGGAAATGTGACAGCTGGAGTGGATG GTGTTGCTAGCATCAATATTACTGACTGCCAT ATCCCCCTTACTGGACCAAATTCAATTGTTGGCCGTGCTGTTGTCGTCCATGGTGACGCTGATGATCTTGGCAAGG GTGGACATGAGCTGAGCAAGAGCACTGGAAACGCTGGTGCACGTGTTGCTTGCG GAATCATCGGGCTCCAGGGCTAA
- the LOC123187592 gene encoding protein NETWORKED 3A, with translation MVHKELQQAWWFDSHNLARTSPWLGTTLSELDDKTKQMLKLIDQDADSFAQRAEMYYKKRPVLVDMLGDLYRTHRSLAEQYDLLKHGSGTCRSKFNPSPCTKSWSPGSMDGKATKSWSSGSMDGKTTRSSSSNSLCSDSYDSESEVDDPEEEHDEKVSEGAAAAAAKKDQLDQEAELMRAEIKRLNEQNSELQKVIEENKAAHEAELAAKDEEKREVIRQLASSIDMVKQENYTLRELLKSPNPKHHPAAAAPPRGFDLRKLTKDLFSAKLFTGQRKHNGPMVAL, from the exons atggtGCACAAGGAGCTGCAGCAGGCATGGTGGTTCGACAGCCACAACCTCGCCAGGACGTCCCCGTGGCTCGGCACCACTCTTTCAG AACTGGATGACAAGACCAAGCAAATGCTCAAGCTGATCGACCAAGATGCGGACTCGTTCGCTCAGCGTGCTGAAATGTACTACAAGAAGCGTCCAGTCCTGGTGGACATGCTCGGCGACCTGTACCGCACGCACCGCTCGCTCGCCGAGCAGTATGACCTGCTGAAGCATGGCAGCGGCACATGCCGGTCCAAATTCAATCCATCTCCCTGCACCAAGAGCTGGTCTCCGGGGTCCATGGATGGCAAGGCGACCAAGAGCTGGTCTTCAGGGTCCATGGATGGCAAGACAACAAgaagttcttcctccaactcactGTGCTCAGACTCCTATGACTCCGAGTCTGAAGTTGATGACCCGGAAGAAGAGCATGATGAGAAGGTGTCCGAAGGcgctgcagcggcagcggcaaaGAAGGACCAGCTTGACCAAGAAGCAGAGCTCATGCGCGCGGAGATCAAGAGGCTCAACGAGCAGAACTCCGAGCTGCAGAAGGTGATCGAGGAGAACAAGGCGGCTCACGAGGCGGAGCTCGCCGCGAAGGACGAGGAGAAGAGGGAGGTCATCAGGCAGCTCGCGTCGTCCATCGACATGGTGAAGCAGGAGAACTACACCCTGCGCGAGCTCCTCAAGAGCCCCAACCCAaagcaccaccccgccgccgcggccccgccCCGCGGCTTCGATCTCAGGAAGCTGACCAAGGACCTGTTCTCGGCGAAGCTGTTCACGGGCCAACGCAAGCATAATGGTCCCATGGTCGCTCTGTGA
- the LOC123187593 gene encoding superoxide dismutase [Cu-Zn] 4A isoform X1: MVKAVAVLTGSEGVKGTIFFTQEGEGPTTVTGSVTGLKEGLHGFHVHALGDTTNGCMSTGPHFNPAGHVHGAPEDEIRHAGDLGNVTAGVDGVASINITDCHVSNICSLYKHITLTFFLDIVFQHSSFDTDHTFEWQIPLTGPNSIVGRAVVVHGDADDLGKGGHELSKSTGNAGARVACGIIGLQG; this comes from the exons ATGGTGAAGGCTGTGGCTGTGCTTACCGGCAGTGAGGGTGTCAAGGGCACCATCTTCTTCACCCAGGAGGGAGAGG GCCCGACCACCGTGACGGGAAGTGTCACCGGACTCAAGGAAGGGCTCCACGGCTTCCATGTGCACGCTCTTGGCGACACCACCAATGGCTGCATGTCAACTG GACCACACTTCAACCCTGCTGGTCATGTGCATGGGGCACCCGAAGATGAAATCCGCCATGCTGGTGATCTTGGAAATGTGACAGCTGGAGTGGATG GTGTTGCTAGCATCAATATTACTGACTGCCATGTAAGCAATATTTGTTCTCTCTACAAACATATTACATTGACCTTTTTTCTTGATATTGTGTTTCAGCACAGTTCATTTGACACTGATCACACTTTTGAATGGCAGATCCCCCTTACTGGACCAAATTCAATTGTTGGCCGTGCTGTTGTCGTCCATGGTGACGCTGATGATCTTGGCAAGG GTGGACATGAGCTGAGCAAGAGCACTGGAAACGCTGGTGCACGTGTTGCTTGCG GAATCATCGGGCTCCAGGGCTAA